One genomic segment of Zerene cesonia ecotype Mississippi chromosome 27, Zerene_cesonia_1.1, whole genome shotgun sequence includes these proteins:
- the LOC119837451 gene encoding glucose dehydrogenase [FAD, quinone]-like — MNLNIVANKLLDFVQSSGSWNPWLRWILRFLALSQAFSPAGWPKSYHLKDGDTFDFIVVGSGSAGAIVATRLSEIYHWRVLLLEAGGDPPIASVAPGLFTLLAHTEYDWDYKGYLDPGVGQVHPEGYIGMTRGKMLGGSSSLNYQIYSRGVPEDFDRWGEVAPGWNWNSALYYFKKFEGMTDDSVLQNHIDANLHSTNGPVLVSRPESNSIYESIKERILHSYKELGIKQVLENNGQQPFGISHPHFTFADGRRSSTAEAYLRPAKGRTNLYITKYARVIKVLINPHTARTYGVRVLLNSGETIVVKAKKEVIVSAGSIDSPKLLMLSGVGPSEILNKYDIHVISNLPVGKYMQDHISVPLAVTGRKGIKMALQNLLISAELDSIPVPIVNGFIKLNHTYHYHDRNYHLTPQFQIFHAHVGAAASVGILYTCQNINMYDRDFCFSLSNANTIREMDIVTLVLLHPLSKGQVSLRSDDHLDDPLIEMGYYRNVHDIQLAVEGIKYLARLAETSFYKKVGGGIVKLDVKGCEGIKWGTDEYWRCYVINTVNTVLHPVGTCSMGRVVDERLRVFNIRGLRVVDASVMPEITSGNTNAPTMMIGEKAADMIKEDYGVLHWHDKNN; from the exons atgaatttaaacatCGTAGCAAATAAACTTCTGGATTTCGTACAAAGTAGTGGATCGTGGAACCCGTGGTTGCGATGGATTTTACGTTTTCTAGCCTTGTCCCAGGCTTTTTCTCCTGCTGGATGGCCTAAATCCTATCATTTAAAAG ATGGCGATACCTTCGACTTTATAGTGGTAGGATCGGGGTCTGCGGGAGCGATAGTGGCCACACGACTCAGCGAGATATACCACTGGCGAGTCTTGCTGCTTGAGGCTGGTGGGGACCCACCTATTGCTAGCGTG GCACCAGGGCTGTTCACTCTGCTGGCTCATACGGAATATGATTGGGACTATAAAGGATACCTTGACCCAGGTGTGGGTCAAGTCCATCCTGAAGGATACATAGGAATGACGCGAGGAAAAATGTTGGGAGGCTCTTCTTCTCTCAACTATCAAATTTATTCTCGAGGTGTACCAGAAGACTTTGATAGATGGGGCGAAGTAGCTCCAGGGTGGAACTGGAATTCAGCTCtgtattactttaaaaaattcgaAGGAATGACCGACGATTCAGTTCTACAAAATCATATAGACGCAAATCTTCATTCTACAAATGGCCCCGTACTAGTATCTAGACCTGAAAGTAATTCCATTTATGAATCCataaaagaaaggattttACATTCTTACAAAGAATTGGGAATAAAACAAGTATTGGAAAACAATGGACAACAACCATTTGGAATAAGCCATCCTCATTTTACATTCGCTGATGGTAGAAGGTCCAGTACAGCTGAAGCATATTTACGACCAGCGAAAGGCAGGACAAACTTGTATATAACGAAATACGCTAGGGTTATTAAAGTTCTTATAAATCCACATACAGCCCGTACCTATGGAGTTCGAGTACTATTAAATTCAGGAGAAACCATTGTCGTCAAAGCTAAAAAAGAAGTAATTGTATCAGCTGGGTCAATCGACAGTCCAAAGTTGTTGATGCTATCAGGGGTCGGGCCcagtgaaatattaaacaaatacgaTATACACGTAATATCTAATCTTCCAGTTGGTAAATATATGCAGGATCATATAAGTGTTCCTTTAGCAGTAACAGGCCGGAAAGGAATTAAAATGGCATTACAAAATTTGCTTATTTCAGCTGAATTAGACTCGATACCTGTGCCTATTGTAAATGGGTTTATTAAACTCAATCACACGTATCACTATCATGATAGAAATTATCATCTAACGccacaatttcaaatatttcatgcGCATGTAGGCGCAGCTGCTTCAGTGGGTATTTTATACACATgccaaaatataaacatgtatGATAGAgacttttgtttttctttaagtaACGCAAATACTATTCGTGAAATGGACATCGTTACCTTGGTGCTTTTGCATCCTTTATCTAAAGGGCAGGTTAGTTTAAGAAGCGACGATCACTTAGATGATCCATTAATAGAAATGGGCTATTACAGAAACGTTCATGATATACAACTTGCAGTAGaaggtattaaatatttagcacGATTAGCGGAAACATCGTTTTACAAAAAAGTGGGAGGCGGTATTGTTAAATTAGATGTTAAAGGATGCGAAGGTATTAAATGGGGTACAGATGAATACTGGAgatgttatgttattaatactGTGAATACTGTGTTACATCCCGTAGGCACGTGTAGCATGGGAAGAGTAGTTGACGAGAGACTGCGTGTCTTTAATATACGTGGATTGAGGGTTGTAGATGCTTCTGTTATGCCCGAAATAACAAGCGGTAATACTAATGCGCCTACTATGATGATCGGTGAAAAAGCAGCCGATATGATTAAAGAAGATTATGGAGTATTACATTGgcatgataaaaataattaa
- the LOC119837442 gene encoding alpha-(1,3)-fucosyltransferase C-like isoform X1, with amino-acid sequence MRMFISLRYRVIANVRQMLSARSFFILTCISFAISVCWIQFVDKRYFPPLNESLIREALENVARDYRYAEVYRKTERLSDETKFILLWTPEEIAPLSFFGHGQRAFITKNCSMINCYVTTDRSLFSGDLTKFHAIAFNGRNILNMRSSQLPNQRTPQQKYIFFNMESSENYPICAQHFDDFFNWTSTYRLDSDLPYPYIQIKKLDGQIVGPKRNMTWEETPSCINDDLYYRIRNKTKAVAWFVSNCKSKNNRLEVAKELQKALLVYGHTVDIYGGCGTLKCPRSTEHDCNSFLERDYFFYLSFENSFAEDYVTEKVLTALLHDVVPIVYGGADYSRFLPPGSYLDARNSTPQDLATTIATLIKDPKTYSHYFRWRNSYTYRDPAVTDNVCAFCEAMNNEDMMTSYSTYKNFRRWWNPHYEDRCR; translated from the exons ATGCGTATGTTTATTTCTCTGCGTTATCGCGTTATTGCAAATGTAAGGCAAATGCTGTCAGCGCgttcattttttatcttaaccTGCATAAGTTTTGCTATATCTGTCTGTTGGATTCAATTCGTAGACAAGCGATATTTCCCCCCCCTCAACGAAAGCTTAATACGAGAAGCGCTTGAAAATGTCGCTCGCGATTACAGATACGCAGAAGTGTACCGGAAGACTGAGAGACTGTCGGACGAAACGAAATTCATCCTTCTATGGACCCCGGAGGAAATCGCTCCACTCTCTTTCTTCGGCCACGGGCAGAGAGCCTTCATAACGAAGAACTGTTCTATGATCAACTGCTACGTCACCACAGACAGAAGTCTGTTCAGTGGAGACTTGACAAAATTTCACGCGATAGCATTCAACGgacgaaatattttaaatatgcgCAGTTCCCAACTCCCGAATCAGAGGACGCctcaacaaaaatacatatttttcaacatGGAATCGTCAGAAAACTATCCGATCTGTGCGCAGCACTTTGATGATTTCTTTAATTGGACATCAACTTACAGATTGGATTCAGATCTTCCGTATCCCTAtattcagataaaaaaattagacGGCCAAATAGTTGGCCCCAAGAGGAATATGACATGGGAAGAAACTCCTAGCTGCATAAATGATGACTTGTACTACCGAATACGGAATAAAACTAAGGCGGTGGCGTGGTTCGTGTCAAATTGTAAGAGCAAAAACAACAGGCTGGAGGTAGCAAAGGAGTTGCAAAAGGCTTTATTGGTTTATGGACATACGGTAGACATTTACGGGGGATGTGGTACTTTAAAATGTCCCAGGTCTACAGAGCATGATTGCAATTCGTTTCTGGAGAgagattatttcttttatctgTCGTTCGAGAACTCGTTTGCTGAAGATTATGTAACTGAAAAGGTGTTGACGGCGTTATTGCATGATGTCGTGCCTATCGTGTATGGGGGTGCTGACTATTCAAG ATTTCTTCCCCCCGGATCGTATCTAGACGCTCGCAACTCGACCCCGCAAGATCTGGCAACAACCATAGCCACTCTTATAAAAGATCCTAAAACTTACAGCCATTACTTTAGATGGAGGAATAGTTACACATACAGAGATCCAGCTGTCACTGATAATGTGTGTGCGTTCTGTGAAGCCATGAATAACGAAGACATGATGACATCGTATTCAACATATAAGAATTTTAGACGTTGGTGGAACCCTCACTATGAAGATAGGTGCAGATAA
- the LOC119837442 gene encoding alpha-(1,3)-fucosyltransferase C-like isoform X3 — MINCYVTTDRSLFSGDLTKFHAIAFNGRNILNMRSSQLPNQRTPQQKYIFFNMESSENYPICAQHFDDFFNWTSTYRLDSDLPYPYIQIKKLDGQIVGPKRNMTWEETPSCINDDLYYRIRNKTKAVAWFVSNCKSKNNRLEVAKELQKALLVYGHTVDIYGGCGTLKCPRSTEHDCNSFLERDYFFYLSFENSFAEDYVTEKVLTALLHDVVPIVYGGADYSRFLPPGSYLDARNSTPQDLATTIATLIKDPKTYSHYFRWRNSYTYRDPAVTDNVCAFCEAMNNEDMMTSYSTYKNFRRWWNPHYEDRCR; from the exons ATGATCAACTGCTACGTCACCACAGACAGAAGTCTGTTCAGTGGAGACTTGACAAAATTTCACGCGATAGCATTCAACGgacgaaatattttaaatatgcgCAGTTCCCAACTCCCGAATCAGAGGACGCctcaacaaaaatacatatttttcaacatGGAATCGTCAGAAAACTATCCGATCTGTGCGCAGCACTTTGATGATTTCTTTAATTGGACATCAACTTACAGATTGGATTCAGATCTTCCGTATCCCTAtattcagataaaaaaattagacGGCCAAATAGTTGGCCCCAAGAGGAATATGACATGGGAAGAAACTCCTAGCTGCATAAATGATGACTTGTACTACCGAATACGGAATAAAACTAAGGCGGTGGCGTGGTTCGTGTCAAATTGTAAGAGCAAAAACAACAGGCTGGAGGTAGCAAAGGAGTTGCAAAAGGCTTTATTGGTTTATGGACATACGGTAGACATTTACGGGGGATGTGGTACTTTAAAATGTCCCAGGTCTACAGAGCATGATTGCAATTCGTTTCTGGAGAgagattatttcttttatctgTCGTTCGAGAACTCGTTTGCTGAAGATTATGTAACTGAAAAGGTGTTGACGGCGTTATTGCATGATGTCGTGCCTATCGTGTATGGGGGTGCTGACTATTCAAG ATTTCTTCCCCCCGGATCGTATCTAGACGCTCGCAACTCGACCCCGCAAGATCTGGCAACAACCATAGCCACTCTTATAAAAGATCCTAAAACTTACAGCCATTACTTTAGATGGAGGAATAGTTACACATACAGAGATCCAGCTGTCACTGATAATGTGTGTGCGTTCTGTGAAGCCATGAATAACGAAGACATGATGACATCGTATTCAACATATAAGAATTTTAGACGTTGGTGGAACCCTCACTATGAAGATAGGTGCAGATAA
- the LOC119837442 gene encoding alpha-(1,3)-fucosyltransferase C-like isoform X2, with the protein MSYEKVRRWKNVTMWQLKCVCLFLCVIALLQIYAEVYRKTERLSDETKFILLWTPEEIAPLSFFGHGQRAFITKNCSMINCYVTTDRSLFSGDLTKFHAIAFNGRNILNMRSSQLPNQRTPQQKYIFFNMESSENYPICAQHFDDFFNWTSTYRLDSDLPYPYIQIKKLDGQIVGPKRNMTWEETPSCINDDLYYRIRNKTKAVAWFVSNCKSKNNRLEVAKELQKALLVYGHTVDIYGGCGTLKCPRSTEHDCNSFLERDYFFYLSFENSFAEDYVTEKVLTALLHDVVPIVYGGADYSRFLPPGSYLDARNSTPQDLATTIATLIKDPKTYSHYFRWRNSYTYRDPAVTDNVCAFCEAMNNEDMMTSYSTYKNFRRWWNPHYEDRCR; encoded by the exons ATGTCGTATGAAAAAGTGAGACGTTGGAAAAATGTGACCATGTGGCAATTAAAATGCGTATGTTTATTTCTCTGCGTTATCGCGTTATTGCAAAT ATACGCAGAAGTGTACCGGAAGACTGAGAGACTGTCGGACGAAACGAAATTCATCCTTCTATGGACCCCGGAGGAAATCGCTCCACTCTCTTTCTTCGGCCACGGGCAGAGAGCCTTCATAACGAAGAACTGTTCTATGATCAACTGCTACGTCACCACAGACAGAAGTCTGTTCAGTGGAGACTTGACAAAATTTCACGCGATAGCATTCAACGgacgaaatattttaaatatgcgCAGTTCCCAACTCCCGAATCAGAGGACGCctcaacaaaaatacatatttttcaacatGGAATCGTCAGAAAACTATCCGATCTGTGCGCAGCACTTTGATGATTTCTTTAATTGGACATCAACTTACAGATTGGATTCAGATCTTCCGTATCCCTAtattcagataaaaaaattagacGGCCAAATAGTTGGCCCCAAGAGGAATATGACATGGGAAGAAACTCCTAGCTGCATAAATGATGACTTGTACTACCGAATACGGAATAAAACTAAGGCGGTGGCGTGGTTCGTGTCAAATTGTAAGAGCAAAAACAACAGGCTGGAGGTAGCAAAGGAGTTGCAAAAGGCTTTATTGGTTTATGGACATACGGTAGACATTTACGGGGGATGTGGTACTTTAAAATGTCCCAGGTCTACAGAGCATGATTGCAATTCGTTTCTGGAGAgagattatttcttttatctgTCGTTCGAGAACTCGTTTGCTGAAGATTATGTAACTGAAAAGGTGTTGACGGCGTTATTGCATGATGTCGTGCCTATCGTGTATGGGGGTGCTGACTATTCAAG ATTTCTTCCCCCCGGATCGTATCTAGACGCTCGCAACTCGACCCCGCAAGATCTGGCAACAACCATAGCCACTCTTATAAAAGATCCTAAAACTTACAGCCATTACTTTAGATGGAGGAATAGTTACACATACAGAGATCCAGCTGTCACTGATAATGTGTGTGCGTTCTGTGAAGCCATGAATAACGAAGACATGATGACATCGTATTCAACATATAAGAATTTTAGACGTTGGTGGAACCCTCACTATGAAGATAGGTGCAGATAA